The window CTGTCTTCTACAACAAACATCAGATTCCAGTAGATCCTACCGGATTCCTTTTAAATCACTAGATCTCAGTGGATCCTTAAAATCAACTGTAGATTTTCCTCCAGTTTTCAAACTGACATAGTGTTATTCTGTCCCCTAACCCCCCTGCGAGCGTGCTTCtatgtgtgcctgcatgtgtgtgtgtgtgtgcgtatctgtgtgtgtgtgtgtgtgtgtgcgtacctgtgtgtatgtgttccctcctgtgtatgtgtgtctgtgcgtacctcctgtgtatgtgtgtctgtgcgtacctcctgtgtatgtgtctgtgcgtacctcctgtgtatgtctgtctgtgcgtacctcctgtgtatgtgtgtctgtgcgtacctcctgtgtatgtctgtctgtgcgtacctcctgtgtatgtgtgtctgtgcgtacctcctgtgtatgtgtgtctgtgcgtacctcctgtgtatgtctgtctgtgcgtacctcctatgtatgtgtgtctgtgcgtacctcctgtgtatgtgtgtctgtgcgtacctcctgtgtatgtgtgtctgtgcgtacctcctgtgtatgtgtgtctgtgcgtacctcctgtgtatgtgtgtctgtgcatgcctAAACACAGTGGCGGACCTGTGTGCCACTGGAGATCATGACTGTCAGCAGGTATGCATCAGCGCACCAGGGTCATTCAAGTGTGCCTGCAAGGAGGGCTTCAGTCTACTGGAGGATGGCAAAAGCTGCagcggtgagtgtgtgtgtgtgtgtgtgtgtgtgtgagagagagagagtaagtctgtgtgtgtgtgtgagagagagaattatagaaTGTATGAGTATTGTAGAATTTGAGTGTGATGTGTATTTGTTTAATACCCCTCATCCCCCTCGTCCCCCCAGCCTGCAGTAATGCCGCCACAGACGTGGTGTTCCTGATCGATGGTTCTAAGAGTGTGCGTCCAGAGAACTTTGAGCTGGTCAAGAAGTGGATCAACCAGATCATAGACAAACTGGACGTCTCCGAGACCAAGGCTCATGTTGGACTGGTCCAGTACTCCAGCTCTgtcaaacaggtgtgtgtgtgttttaataacatgattcactttatttatttattattgtgaGAAACCTTTGACTAACTGTGATAACTCACAACCTCCTCAAcaccctcctcgtcctcctcaccctcctcatcctcccctcctcctcaccctcctcgtcctccccctcctcaccctcctcgtcctcccctcctcctcaccctcctcgtcctcctcaccctcctcgtcctcctcaccctcctcgtcctcccctcctcctcaccctcctcaccctcctcgtcctcccctcctcaccctccttgtcctcccctcctcaccctcctcgtcctcccctcctcaccctcctcactctcctcGTCCTCCCCTcgtcctcaccctcctcaccctcctcgtcctcccctcctcaccctcctcgtcctcccctcctcacccttctcaccctcctcacccttctcgtcctcccctcctcaccctccttgtcctcctcaccctcctcgtcctcccctcctcaacctcctcgtcctcccctcctcaccctcctcgtcctccttaccctcctcgtcctcctcaccttcctcatcctcctcaccctcctcaccctcctcaccctcctcaccctcctcgtcctcccctcctcctcaccctcctcaccctcctcgtcctcccctcctcccgccTCAGGAGTTCCCTCTGGGACGTTACAACAACAAGAAGGACCTGAAGGACGCAGTGAAGAAGATGGCCTACATGGAGAGGGGGACCATGACAGGACAGGCCCTGCGCTACCTGACCGACAGCAGCTTTGCACCAGCCGGTGGGGCACGGCCCGGGGTCGCCAAGGTCGGCATTGTGTTCACCGATGGACGCAGCCAGGACTACATCGGAGACGCCGCCAAGAAGGCCAAGGAGCAAggtgagggagggaagaaggaagAGTGTTTAAGTGTGTGAAAGGATGTGTGAATGCATGTGTAGTCATCTCCAAGGGTCAGTCACGTTTATTTTGTGACGTTTTACTGTGGATCCACTCTGCATGAGgtattaaagtgtgtgtgtatctgtctctaATCATGGTCTTTCTAAcacccaaccctctctctccctctcaccctctcgctctctcccctctcgctctctccctcccctactctctcccccactcccctctctccctcccaccctctcgctctctccccctcgctctctccctctcgctctctcccctctcactctctccctccccccactcccctctcgctctctcccccctcgctctctccctctcgctctctccctctcgctctctcccctctcgctctctcccctctcgctctctcccctctcgctctctccctcccatactctctccccccactcctctctccctcccaccctctcgctctctccctcccatactctctccccccactcctctctccctcccaccctctcgctctctccctcccctactctctccccccactccctctctccctctctcccttctcactctctcccctccccctctctatctctctctaggtTTTAGAATGTATGCTGTGGGCGTGGGTAATGCTGTAGAGGATGAGTTGAGGGTGATAGCATCCCAGCCAACAGGAGAACACTACTTCTACACTGCAGACTTCAAAGCCATGACAGCCATCGCTAAGAAGCTGCAGATCAACATCTGTCaaggtctgacacacacacacacatacacacacaccaacacacattcacacacacctgTTTGACAGAGCTGGAGTACTGGACCAGTCCAACATGAGCCTTGGTCTCGGAGACACGATCTGGTTGATCCACTTCTTGACCAGCTGCAAGGTTCTCTGGATGCACACTCTTAGAACCATCGTTTAGGAACACCACGTCTGTGGCGGCATTACTGCAGGCTGGGTGGACGAGGGGGGATGAGGGGTATTAAACAAATACACATGACACTCAAAACTCTACACTACACATATAtttaatcattctctctctctcatttaatcacacacacagaatgtCTTCCCTGCTCATAAGGTAAATCTCCACTACCCTATGTGACTATGCTGTCTGTCTTTACAGAGGAGGACCCATGTGAATGTGACTATGCTGTCTGTCTTTACAGAGGAGGACCCATGTGAATGTGACTATGCTGTCTGTCTTTACAGAGGAGGACCCATGTGAATGTGACTTTATGCTGTCTGTCTTTACAGAGGAGGACCCATGTGAATGTGACTTTATGCTGTTTGTCTTTACAGAGGAGGACCCATGTGATTGTGACTTTATGCTGTCTGTCTTTACTGAGGAGGACCCATGTGAATGTGACTTTATGCTGTCTGTCTTTACAGAGGAGGACCCATGTGATTGTGACTTTATGCTGTCTGTCTTTACTGAGGAGGACCCATGTGAATGTGACTATGCTGTCTGTCTTTACAGAGGAGGACCCATGTGAATGTGACTTTATGCTGTCTGTCTTTACAGAGGAGGACCCATGTGAATGTGATTTTATGCTGTCTGTCTTTACAGAGGAGGACCCATGTGATTGTGACTTTATGCTGTCTGTCTTTACAGAGGAGGACCCATGTGAATGTGACTATGCTGTCTGTCTTTACAGAGGAGGACCCATGTGAATGTGATATTATGCTGTCTGTCTTTACAGAGGAGGACCCATGTGATTGTGACTTTATGCTGTCTGTCTTTACAGAGGAGGACCCATGTGAATGTGACTCTGTCGTTAAGTTCCAGAaaaaagtagaagaagccttacAGGCACTAACAAAAAAACATATCCTTTCCAAGAGTGTGAGAGTACGGTAAAAGTGTTGTTACCACTGTGTTACATCTGCCTTGCTGTGGTTTCCTTGACTCTGATTTCACTGGAGGGCGTGTCGAAGAGGATCGCTGCACTGGAGAACAAGATTGTCTgaggatacacacacataccccaaACACCCCCCACAACACACACCCTGTTTTTACTTCCTGTTGAGTCTGAAGAGGAGTTTATGACCTCTGAGCTTTGACCCCCGCCCCATTTCTCTTTAgcacccctctctttctcaccttGTCCATCACTGGGTTTCCTGGAGATGGAGCACCGGTCACCATGGTAACTCATCTTCTGTCTGTGCCTCTGAAAGTCTCCCCCCCATAGGCAGCCTGTGTGTGCGTTAATAAAAGTCTTCCCTCATAGGGAACCGGTGTTTGTAACACTGAAGGGTCCTATCTTTAAGGCGGCCTGTGTGTGCGCAATGTATAGTCTTCCCCAAAGGCAGCTTGTGTCTTGTCATTCCCAGTGGAACAGGACATCAGttccattgatcattttgttGTTATGtgtctctccctgcatctctcactcatctctttctttcccctgttgTCACCATACGAAGGTATCTATTTTGtatggaatatatatataaaggTAATTTAATATAAGATTGGTCTTAAAGATACATGTGCTGATGATGTTTTTATTTTCCTAAATAAAGACATTTCAGGAAGTATACATTGTTAATATAAGTGGAGAAGGTATGATAcaactgacgtcatcatgatcaTGAGCTACATAGTGTGAGGAACAGTGTTCACTGGGAGTACtgaaaatcaaatctaattttatttgtcacattcacatgtttagcagatgttattgcgagtgtagcgaaatgcttgtgtctccaacagtgcagtaatatctaacagtaatagctaacaatttcacaacaatacacacaaatctaaagtaaaggaatggagttatagaatatataaatatttgggcgagcaatgtcagagcggcatagtataagatacagta of the Oncorhynchus kisutch isolate 150728-3 linkage group LG17, Okis_V2, whole genome shotgun sequence genome contains:
- the matn1 gene encoding cartilage matrix protein isoform X2, giving the protein MIPSPPLFLLLLGLMGAHATAPVSVDLRTAAAMAAGLCNTRPTDLVFIVDSSRSVRPSEFEQVKVFLAKVIEGLDVGPDATRVGVVNYASRVKNELSLKTHKTKAGLVKAVTKIEPLSTGTMTGLAIQFALNVAFSEAEGARVKSPDISKVAIIVTDGRPQDNVKDVAARARDAGIELYAIGVGRVDLNTLKQIASEQLDDHVDYVESYSVIEKLTKKFQEAFCACSNAATDVVFLIDGSKSVRPENFELVKKWINQIIDKLDVSETKAHVGLVQYSSSVKQEFPLGRYNNKKDLKDAVKKMAYMERGTMTGQALRYLTDSSFAPAGGARPGVAKVGIVFTDGRSQDYIGDAAKKAKEQGFRMYAVGVGNAVEDELRVIASQPTGEHYFYTADFKAMTAIAKKLQINICQEEDPCECDSVVKFQKKVEEALQALTKKTGGRVEEDRCTGEQDCLRIHTHTPNTPHNTHPVFTSC
- the matn1 gene encoding cartilage matrix protein isoform X1, which gives rise to MIPSPPLFLLLLGLMGAHATAPVSVDLRTAAAMAAGLCNTRPTDLVFIVDSSRSVRPSEFEQVKVFLAKVIEGLDVGPDATRVGVVNYASRVKNELSLKTHKTKAGLVKAVTKIEPLSTGTMTGLAIQFALNVAFSEAEGARVKSPDISKVAIIVTDGRPQDNVKDVAARARDAGIELYAIGVGRVDLNTLKQIASEQLDDHVDYVESYSVIEKLTKKFQEAFCVADLCATGDHDCQQVCISAPGSFKCACKEGFSLLEDGKSCSACSNAATDVVFLIDGSKSVRPENFELVKKWINQIIDKLDVSETKAHVGLVQYSSSVKQEFPLGRYNNKKDLKDAVKKMAYMERGTMTGQALRYLTDSSFAPAGGARPGVAKVGIVFTDGRSQDYIGDAAKKAKEQGFRMYAVGVGNAVEDELRVIASQPTGEHYFYTADFKAMTAIAKKLQINICQEEDPCECDSVVKFQKKVEEALQALTKKLEGVSKRIAALENKIV
- the matn1 gene encoding cartilage matrix protein isoform X3; the encoded protein is MIPSPPLFLLLLGLMGAHATAPVSVDLRTAAAMAAGLCNTRPTDLVFIVDSSRSVRPSEFEQVKVFLAKVIEGLDVGPDATRVGVVNYASRVKNELSLKTHKTKAGLVKAVTKIEPLSTGTMTGLAIQFALNVAFSEAEGARVKSPDISKVAIIVTDGRPQDNVKDVAARARDAGIELYAIGVGRVDLNTLKQIASEQLDDHVDYVESYSVIEKLTKKFQEAFCVADLCATGDHDCQQVCISAPGSFKCACKEGFSLLEDGKSCSACSNAATDVVFLIDGSKSVRPENFELVKKWINQIIDKLDVSETKAHVGLVQYSSSVKQEFPLGRYNNKKDLKDAVKKMAYMERGTMTGQALRYLTDSSFAPAGGARPGVAKVGIVFTDGRSQDYIGDAAKKAKEQGFRMYAVGVGNAVEDELRVIASQPTGEHYFYTADFKAMTAIAKKLQINICQEEDPCECDYAVCLYRGGPM